CGCCGTGGCGCCGGACGGCTCCATCAAGGACACCGTCCTCTCCACGTTGTACTACACCCCTGATATCAAAGCCTTCCAGGAATACCGCCAGGCTGCCGAGCACGACCTGAGCCGCGCCCGGAGCGGCTGGCTGCCCCGCCTTGATGCGCGCGCCGGCTGGGGGTATGAACAGTGGAGCAACCAGGCGACCAGACAGCCGGCTCACCCGCGCCGGGGAACCGACGGCCAGAACGACAGGGAATTTTATGAACGCAGCGAAGCGTCCCTGGTTCTCCAGCAGACCATCTGGGACGGCCTCGCCACCTGGAGCCGCTATCAGATCGGCGTAACCCGCCTTGATTCGGCAACCTCCCGCCTGCTCGACAACTCCGAAGCCTCTGTCCTCGACGCGCTGCTCGCCCACCTTGAAGTATACCGCCAGCGCCGCCTTGTGGCCCTTTCCGAACTGAACGTACAGAACCACAAAGACATTCTGGGCTCCCAGGTTGAACGGCAGCGCCTCGGCGCCTCCAGCGTCGCCGACGTGACCCAGACCCGCGGCCGTTTGGCCCGCGCCCAGGCCAGCCTTGTGGAAACCCAGTCCGCGCTGGAAATCGCCATGGCGCAGTATAAGCGCCTTGCCGGCAAGGACCCCGGCGAACTGGAAGCCCCCTATCTGCCCGAAAACCCCTACCCGAGCCTCGAAGCCGTCCTTTCCGACAGCCAGACCAAGAACCCCAAAGTCAAGGCCCTGCAGTCCGACGTGGAAACCGCGAAGGCCCAGATCAAGTTGGACAAGTCCACTTACCATCCCCAGATTTATCTGGAAGCCGGCCCCACCTACAACTGGCAGGTGCAGGGTTCCACCACGTATGAATGGGGTACCGGGATCATGCTCCGCGCGTCCTGGAACCTGTTCAACGGTTTCTATGACTACTACAACGTGAAGGGCGACGCCGCCCGCATGCGCCAGGCCCGCGAACAGCTGAACAGCCAGACCAACAATCTGGCCCAGGAAACCGCTGCCACCTGGAGCTCCCTGATTTCCGCGCAGGAACAGAGCAAGTTCTTCGAAGTGGCCGTGGAAAACAGCACCATGACCCGCGACGCTTACCTGCAACAGTTCAACGTGGGCCAGCGCTCCCTCCTGGACGTGCTCGACTCCGAAAACGAACTGTACAGCTTCTCCATCCAGCTGGTTACCTCCAAGCTGAACGAAGTCGCCGCGCAGTACAAGCTGAAGGCCCTCGGCGGCGAACTGATCCCCTCCATGGGATTTGACCCCTCCCTGTTGAACGTCAATACCGATGACTACGCCCGCGCGAAAGACGTGTACCACGTCAACCTGCCGCACTAAGACGTACCGTCCATACAACAAAACAGCCCGGAAATTTTCCGGGCTGTTTTGTTTCCCGCTGTCCCAAAATAGCGGAAGAGCCGGTCAAACCATTTGCAGATAGCCCAGAAACGTTTCTTCCAGGTGATTTATCCTGCAATCGATATAGCGTGATACATATTGACTGAACGTCATACCCCGGCCGAAGACAGGGTAGAGCGTCTCCTCCCCGGCGAACGGCAGGCCGTGGAACGCCGCGACCCCCGGATGGATCGGCAGACAAAACCCCTCGTAATCATAGGTAAACGCCTCGCACACAGCCGCCGGCAAAGGCGGCAGGCCAAGGCACGCGAGCAGCCCCTGCGCCACGTGCAAGAGCAGCGGCGTGTCC
The DNA window shown above is from uncultured delta proteobacterium and carries:
- a CDS encoding Type I secretion outer membrane protein, TolC family — protein: MLHFELETAFLFIAVLCFSLGTGLSATAADRTGAVAPDGSIKDTVLSTLYYTPDIKAFQEYRQAAEHDLSRARSGWLPRLDARAGWGYEQWSNQATRQPAHPRRGTDGQNDREFYERSEASLVLQQTIWDGLATWSRYQIGVTRLDSATSRLLDNSEASVLDALLAHLEVYRQRRLVALSELNVQNHKDILGSQVERQRLGASSVADVTQTRGRLARAQASLVETQSALEIAMAQYKRLAGKDPGELEAPYLPENPYPSLEAVLSDSQTKNPKVKALQSDVETAKAQIKLDKSTYHPQIYLEAGPTYNWQVQGSTTYEWGTGIMLRASWNLFNGFYDYYNVKGDAARMRQAREQLNSQTNNLAQETAATWSSLISAQEQSKFFEVAVENSTMTRDAYLQQFNVGQRSLLDVLDSENELYSFSIQLVTSKLNEVAAQYKLKALGGELIPSMGFDPSLLNVNTDDYARAKDVYHVNLPH